Proteins from a single region of Meriones unguiculatus strain TT.TT164.6M chromosome 21, Bangor_MerUng_6.1, whole genome shotgun sequence:
- the Fgl2 gene encoding fibroleukin, producing the protein MRLPGWFWLSSAILAACRAAEALNLTERLEDASAQAACPVRLEGSGKCEGSQCPFQLTLPTLTLQLPRQFGSLEEVLKEVQTLKEAVDSLKKSCQDCKLLADDHGEAGWHGETTEKDNRVEELESQVNKLSLELKNAKEEVQEMHRHLEMLHVMNKNNIENYVDDKVANLTFVVNSLDGKCSKCSSQEQFQSQPVQHLIYKDCSEYYAIGKRNSGTYRVTPDSRNSSFDVYCDMETAGGGWTVLQARLDGSTDFTREWKDYKAGFGNLEREFWLGNDKIHLLSKSKEMALRIDLEDFNGLTLYALYDHFYVANEFLKYRLHIGQYNGTAGDALRFSRHYNHDLKFFTTPDRDNDRYPSGNCGLYYSSGWWFDACLSANLNGKYYHQKYRGVRNGIFWGTWPGISQSQPGGYKSSFKQAKMMIRPKNFKS; encoded by the exons ATGAGGCTCCCGGGCTGGTTCTGGCTGAGCTCCGCCATCCTCGCTGCCTGCCGAGCGGCCGAAGCGCTCAACCTGACCGAGCGGCTGGAGGATGCGAGCGCCCAGGCAGCCTGCCCCGTGCGGCTGGAGGGCAGCGGCAAGTGCGAGGGGAGCCAGTGCCCCTTCCAGCTCACCCTGCCCACGCTCACCCTCCAGCTCCCGCGCCAGTTCGGCAGCCTGGAGGAGGTGCTCAAGGAAGTGCAGACCCTCAAGGAAGCCGTGGACAGTCTGAAGAAGTCCTGCCAGGACTGCAAGCTGCTGGCTGACGACCACGGAGAGGCTGGCTGGCATGGAGAAACGACGGAGAAGGACAACCgggtggaggagctggagagtCAGGTGAACAAGCTGTCCTTGGAGCTGAAGAACGCCAAGGAAGAGGTCCAGGAAATGCACAGGCACCTGGAGATGCTCCACGTCATGAATAAGAACAACATCGAGAACTACGTGGATGACAAAGTGGCAAATCTAACCTTTGTAGTCAACAGTCTGGACGGCAAGTGCTCCAAGTGCTCCAGCCAAGAACAGTTCCAGTCACAGCCAG ttCAACATCTAATATACAAAGATTGTTCTGAGTACTATGCAATAGGAAAAAGAAACAGTGGGACCTACAGAGTTACACCTGATTCCAGAAACAGTAGCTTTGACGTATACTGTGACATGGAGACCGCGGGGGGAGGCTGGACTGTGCTGCAGGCTCGCCTTGATGGAAGCACCGATTTCACCAGAGAATGGAAGGACTACAAAGCAGGCTTTGGAAACCTTGAGCGAGAATTTTGGCTGGGAAATGATAAAATTCACCTTTTGTCCAAGAGTAAAGAAATGGCTTTGAGAATAGATCTTGAAGACTTTAACGGTCTCACACTGTATGCCTTGTATGATCATTTTTACGTGGCTAATGAGTTTCTCAAATACCGATTGCATATCGGTCAATATAATGGCACAGCAGGGGACGCCCTGCGTTTCAGTAGACATTATAACCATGACCTGAAGTTTTTCACCACTCCAGACAGAGACAATGACCGGTATCCCTCTGGGAACTGTGGGCTCTATTACAGCTCAGGCTGGTGGTTCGATGCATGTCTCTCTGCAAACTTAAATGGCAAATATTATCACCAGAAATACAGAGGTGTCCGTAATGGGATTTTTTGGGGCACCTGGCCTGGTATAAGCCAGTCACAGCCTGGTGGGTACAAGTCCTCTTTCAAGCAGGCCAAGATGATGATTAGACCCAAGAATTTCAAGTCATAA